A single Natrialba magadii ATCC 43099 DNA region contains:
- a CDS encoding universal stress protein — MVQHILTPTDGSDPSIHAIEQATEIANPSDATIHALAVIPEMTRGAKAQEEWDERVTDALERAHEIADREGLEYEQAKLNGPVAREIVDYATEHDIDLIVMGTHGRSGLHRFLVGSVTRRTIETSPIPVVTVPPEE; from the coding sequence ATGGTCCAACACATCCTGACACCGACCGATGGTAGCGACCCGAGCATTCACGCGATCGAACAGGCTACAGAGATCGCGAACCCATCTGACGCAACGATCCACGCGCTGGCGGTAATCCCAGAGATGACCAGGGGAGCCAAGGCGCAAGAAGAGTGGGACGAGCGCGTGACCGATGCACTCGAGAGGGCACACGAAATCGCCGATCGGGAGGGACTCGAGTACGAGCAGGCAAAACTGAACGGTCCCGTCGCACGTGAAATCGTCGACTACGCAACGGAGCACGACATCGATCTGATCGTCATGGGGACCCACGGGCGAAGCGGGCTCCACAGGTTTCTGGTCGGAAGCGTCACCCGGCGTACCATCGAAACGTCGCCGATTCCGGTGGTGACGGTCCCACCCGAGGAGTGA
- a CDS encoding SagB/ThcOx family dehydrogenase, giving the protein MTRTELPDPETDSTTSVEQAIATRVSRRSFARTPVTTADVSQVLWATQGVTHERDGIEMRAAPSAGATYPIVAFLEVAPDGSERLEAGLYRYEPTGHALEVSLETTVHDDLTRAALSQEVVRDAPATIVLAADYDRTRTQYPDHGDRYVHMEAGHAAENVHLVCESRNLNTCPVGAFSDADVADVLDLPGRLDPLYLLPFGHRRTEN; this is encoded by the coding sequence ATGACGAGGACCGAACTCCCCGACCCCGAGACTGACAGTACGACGAGCGTCGAACAAGCAATCGCGACCAGGGTGAGTCGCCGGTCGTTCGCCCGAACGCCGGTGACAACCGCGGACGTGAGTCAGGTGCTGTGGGCCACACAGGGAGTCACCCACGAAAGAGACGGGATCGAAATGCGCGCTGCGCCGAGTGCCGGCGCGACGTATCCAATCGTCGCGTTTCTCGAGGTCGCGCCGGACGGCAGCGAACGCCTGGAGGCGGGGCTGTACCGGTACGAGCCGACGGGTCACGCGCTCGAGGTATCGCTCGAAACGACTGTTCACGACGATCTTACGCGCGCCGCGCTGAGCCAGGAAGTCGTGCGGGACGCGCCGGCGACGATCGTCCTGGCGGCAGACTACGATCGAACCCGAACACAGTATCCGGACCACGGCGATCGGTACGTCCACATGGAGGCCGGCCACGCCGCGGAGAACGTCCACCTCGTCTGCGAGTCGCGGAACCTGAATACCTGTCCCGTGGGCGCGTTCTCCGACGCCGATGTCGCCGACGTGCTCGACCTGCCGGGACGACTCGACCCGCTGTACCTGCTGCCGTTCGGCCACCGACGGACTGAGAACTGA
- a CDS encoding universal stress protein has protein sequence MGARVLVPYDGSGPADASLRFAMETFPDASIEVLHVVEPFAEHTDAGVEDYRHRWLEKARGTANQMFEKAQAIAEEYDKTVETNWRYGRPGHGIVNHIDGGDFDHVVMGSHGRSGIERIMLGSVAETTLRRSSVPVTIVREQ, from the coding sequence ATGGGGGCGCGCGTTCTCGTACCGTACGACGGTAGTGGTCCGGCAGATGCATCGTTGCGATTCGCGATGGAAACGTTTCCAGACGCGTCTATCGAAGTGCTTCACGTCGTCGAACCGTTCGCTGAGCATACTGATGCCGGGGTAGAAGACTATCGGCACAGATGGCTCGAAAAAGCGCGTGGAACTGCGAACCAGATGTTCGAAAAGGCACAGGCCATTGCGGAAGAGTACGACAAAACCGTAGAAACGAACTGGCGGTATGGACGGCCGGGTCACGGAATTGTCAACCACATCGACGGGGGTGATTTTGATCACGTGGTCATGGGGAGCCATGGCCGAAGTGGCATCGAACGTATCATGCTCGGGAGTGTCGCAGAGACCACACTCCGTCGGTCTTCGGTTCCTGTAACGATTGTACGGGAACAGTGA
- a CDS encoding AMP phosphorylase: protein MRLEATTIDIGTSRPLVLLNTFDADELGAHPLDRVRIGWEGETTTGIVKRTDELVEPGIVGVTEPLHHVHGDVGITLAGTPPSVRCVRKKLDDVELGRAELERIVRDVHEHRLSDVELSAFVSAVYANGLSLAETKHLTEAMSGVGQRLQWDRPVVADKHSIGGVAGNCVTPIMVAIVTEAGVTMPKTSSRAVTSPAGTADVMEVLSDVEFSIDEIERIVTDTNGCLVWGGGVDLSPVDDEIIRAENPLSIDPEGLLMASVLSKKQSAGSTNVVIDIPYGEGAKVESLVAARELADDFKRVGDHLEMDVSCAITHGTDPIGRGIGPVLEARDVLAVLEGNGPDSLRLKSLRLAEMLLEHCGVDASATEILDSGKALEQFRTIVAAQGGDPDVESTDLEPGEESTTVRADRAGITSRVDNRQLSDLARRAGAPRDSGAGLVVHRTVGDEVELGDRLYTIHAETESKLEEAVSFADQLEPIRVRSKADALIERR, encoded by the coding sequence ATGCGACTCGAGGCCACCACGATCGACATCGGCACATCTCGTCCGCTGGTCCTGCTGAACACGTTCGACGCGGACGAACTGGGTGCACATCCGCTCGACCGCGTCCGGATCGGGTGGGAGGGGGAGACGACCACCGGGATCGTCAAGCGGACCGACGAACTGGTCGAGCCGGGCATCGTCGGCGTGACCGAACCCCTCCACCACGTACACGGTGACGTCGGGATCACGCTCGCGGGGACGCCGCCGTCGGTCCGGTGCGTTCGGAAGAAACTGGACGACGTCGAACTTGGGCGGGCGGAACTCGAGCGGATCGTCCGGGACGTCCACGAACACCGGCTCTCGGACGTCGAGTTGAGCGCGTTCGTCTCCGCGGTCTACGCGAACGGGCTCTCGCTGGCCGAGACGAAGCACCTGACCGAGGCGATGAGCGGCGTTGGCCAGCGACTGCAGTGGGATCGCCCGGTCGTCGCGGACAAACACTCCATCGGGGGCGTGGCGGGCAACTGCGTGACGCCGATCATGGTCGCGATCGTCACCGAAGCCGGCGTGACGATGCCCAAGACCTCCTCGCGGGCGGTAACCTCGCCGGCCGGCACTGCGGACGTGATGGAGGTCCTCAGTGATGTCGAGTTCTCGATCGACGAGATCGAACGGATAGTCACCGACACCAACGGCTGTCTCGTCTGGGGTGGCGGTGTTGATCTCTCGCCCGTCGACGACGAGATCATCCGTGCGGAGAACCCGCTATCGATCGATCCCGAGGGACTGCTGATGGCGTCAGTGCTCTCGAAAAAACAGAGCGCCGGCTCGACCAACGTCGTGATCGATATCCCCTACGGCGAGGGGGCGAAAGTCGAGAGCCTGGTTGCTGCCCGCGAACTCGCGGACGATTTCAAGCGCGTCGGCGACCACCTGGAGATGGATGTCAGCTGTGCGATCACCCACGGGACCGATCCGATCGGCCGTGGCATCGGTCCCGTCCTCGAGGCCCGTGACGTCCTCGCGGTGCTCGAGGGTAACGGCCCGGATTCGCTCCGGCTGAAGTCGTTGCGGCTCGCCGAGATGTTACTCGAGCACTGTGGTGTCGACGCCTCTGCGACCGAAATTCTCGACTCCGGCAAGGCACTCGAGCAGTTCCGGACGATCGTTGCCGCACAGGGGGGCGATCCGGACGTCGAATCGACGGATCTCGAGCCCGGCGAGGAGTCGACGACCGTCCGGGCAGATCGGGCCGGGATCACGAGTCGCGTCGACAACAGGCAGCTGTCTGACCTCGCACGGCGTGCCGGCGCACCGCGTGACAGCGGGGCCGGACTCGTCGTCCACCGAACGGTTGGCGACGAGGTCGAACTCGGGGATCGGCTGTACACGATCCACGCCGAAACCGAGTCCAAACTCGAGGAGGCAGTGTCGTTCGCCGACCAACTCGAGCCGATCAGGGTTCGGAGCAAGGCCGACGCATTAATCGAACGACGGTAG